Proteins co-encoded in one Bos taurus isolate L1 Dominette 01449 registration number 42190680 breed Hereford chromosome X, ARS-UCD2.0, whole genome shotgun sequence genomic window:
- the LOC785287 gene encoding E3 ubiquitin-protein ligase RLIM has product MESSDSDDEEDRVSVRHRGQKDRLAREDDYFRFVSDLSEEDYILMRDNNLLGPLGESTEEELRQRLQLMKENLPQNSDENTDRGDASDNESSENSLLDWLTTFGQTENVTSEQKENQSWREESEISANSDELRFGLESNLECDDENSNPENEYVASAELPRREDKEDSQRQVENPHSESLFTRPFTSEHDTMETLMEVPPTRSQRRLRSWSPVSRRTRARTDNWSPPHSLWEIFQRINEDTPSQTFKQPLISENDNFSRTGHEETLRQQMTGHELQNRGLIETSVTSNAVHGECYSDTTCSSESWEVRETNPTTPFNLAVEQVHCPACSQRDSRISRTQLTSDSPNNTTTSESEQEELKPLSSDSDEADESAYVNTIRNPVHRILNTSLSDTMSVPTQTLFYQTMTGFSNSSNLMDSDSNLEYSISPPSENMERAELPNERHGPSGSDSVPGSAPNASYNFDSNLILVSVSSFYYISTSITTIFSPISNFSSSDEDSEASTLMTFEDSEERSSSTGLSETSQEGEEMTPVTSDDSDSGSSLNLDQFLLLNQANQTRGLTKLQIDNLPLRFFEEKDAAKICTICITEYTAGNMLRVLPCSHEYHYQCIDQWLEEHSNCPICRGPVVDHFEADNSM; this is encoded by the exons ATGGAAAGCTCAGATTCTGACGATGAAGAAGACAGAGTTTCGGTCCGACACAGAGGTCAGAAGGACCGATTGGCTCGAGAAGATGATTACTTCCGATTCGTAAGTGATCTGAGTGAAGAAGATTACATACTTATGAGGGACAACAATTTGCTCGGCCCCCTAGGTGAAAGTACCGAAGAAGAGTTGCGGCAGAGGCTTcaattaatgaaagaaaacctACCACAAAACTCAGATGAAAATACAG ATAGAGGAGATGCTTCAGATAATGAATCCAGTGAGAACTCTCTTCTAGACTGGCTTACCACTTTTGGACAAACTGAAAATGTGACAagtgaacaaaaagaaaatcagtcttggaGAGAAGAGAGCGAAATTAGTGCTAACAGTGATGAGCTCAGATTTGGCTTAGAGAGTAATCTTGAGTGTGATGATGAAAACTCAAATCCAGAAAATGAATATGTAGCATCTGCAGAACTTCCCAGAAGAGAAGATAAGGAAGACAGCCAAAGGCAAGTGGAAAATCCACACTCTGAGTCATTATTTACAAGACCATTTACATCAGAACATGATACAATGGAAACATTAATGGAAGTCCCACCGACTAGAAGTCAGAGAAGACTAAGAAGTTGGAGCCCAGTCTCTCGGAGAACCAGAGCAAGGACTGACAACTGGTCACCTCCACATTCACTGTGggaaatttttcaaagaattaatGAAGATACACCATCTCAGACTTTTAAACAACCTCTCATAAGTGAGAATGATAACTTTTCTAGAACTGGGCATGAAGAAACATTGAGACAGCAAATGACTGGACATGAGTTGCAAAATAGGGGTCTTATTGAGACTTCTGTAACTAGTAATGCTGTTCATGGAGAATGTTATTCAGACACAACGTGCAGTAGTGAATCTTGGGAAGTGAGGGAAACAAATCCAACCACACCTTTCAATCTTGCAGTAGAACAAGTTCATTGTCCAGCATGTTCTCAGAGAGACAGCAGAATTAGTAGAACTCAGTTAACATCTGACTCACCAAACAACACTACCACTTCAGAAAGTGAGCAAGAAGAACTGAAGCCTTTGTCTTCAGATTCTGACGAGGCTGATGAGAGTGCTTATGTCAATACCATCAGAAATCCCGTTCATAGAATTTTAAATACTAGCTTAAGTGATACAATGTCTGTTCCAACTCAGACTCTTTTTTATCAGACAATGACAGGATTTAGTAACTCAAGTAATCTTATGGACAGTGACAGTAATTTAGAGTATAGTATCTCACCTCCAAGTGAAAACATGGAAAGGGCAGAGTTACCAAATGAAAGACATGGACCTAGTGGTAGTGATAGTGTACCTGGTTCTGCTCCAAATGCTAGCTATAATTTTGATTCAAATTTAATACTGGTATCAGTTTCAAGCTTCTATTATATTTCTACTTCCATTACTACCATATTTAGTCCTATATCTAATTTTAGCTCAAGTGATGAAGATTCAGAAGCTAGCACACTGATGACGTTTGAAGACAGTGAAGAAAGAAGCTCATCAACAGGCTTATCAGAGACCAGCCAAGAAGGTGAAGAAATGACCCCAGTAACATCTGACGATAGTGACTCTGGGTCTTCCCTTAATCTGGACCAATTTCTCTTATTAAATCAAGCAAACCAAACTAGAGGCCTTACAAAACTGCAGATTGACAACTTACCTTTAAGATTTTTTGAAGAGAAAGATGCAGCTAAAATCTGTACTATTTGCATTACAGAATACACCGCAGGCAACATGCTACGTGTCCTACCATGCTCCCATGAATACCattatcagtgcattgatcaatgGCTAGAAGAACATTCAAACTGCCCTATTTGTCGTGGGCCAGTAGTGGACCACTTTGAGGCAGATAATTCTATGTGA